Sequence from the Polynucleobacter sp. Adler-ghost genome:
GCTTTCATCTACCCGGTGAGATCTTAGGGCTTGATGGTATCGGTGAAGGTAGCTATCAATCTGAAGCGATTGCCCTAGAAGAGAGCGAGGTTTGTATTATTCGCTATGAGGCATTTGAGGATTTGGCACTGCAAATTCCGGCACTGCAAAAGCAATTTCACCGTATTTTGAGCCGAGAACTCACACAAGATCAACGTCACCTACTCTCACTCGGTAGTTTGCGTGCTGAGGAGCGTTTAGCAAGCTTTCTGCTCAATCTTTCTCAACGTCTGGCTGCACGAGGCTATCTCAATAATGAATTTGATTTGCGCATGAGTCGCGTAGAAATTGGCAGCTATCTTGGGATTCAGATTGAAACAGTCAGCCGAATGCTCTCACGCTTTGCAGAATCAGGACTTATTCAAATTAAACAACGTCATATCAAACTCATTGACATGGACGGACTGCATGAACTGGCAGGCACCCCAAACCCTGAACGCACAGTTCAGATCAAACCTTGTATCTAGTTAAAGCCTATATCAAACTTTTATCCGAGCCCTTAGCATCAGTATGAATTCCCGGAAGAATATAGGCTGTCAGGGCACTCGAAAATGAGCAAAAGATCCAAATAATAAAAAAGCCAATAGTGTAAATACCCTCATCCGAGATATTGGGGTGATGACCAAAAAACAATATCTCAGCAGGATGCACAATGCTAAAGAGTAGGCCTTCGGCCAAGATAGAAACCAAGAATGAAGGCCACATAATCCAGATGAATAGGCGGTACTTCATTTGCGGTCCTGCTCCACTTTAAGCTGCTCCACTTTGAGTCCACGCTTCACCACACCATCTCGTACCGGCTTATCTGAGTAGAGATTGACCGCCAAATAAATAGTAATCACACATCCAATGGCAGCAACTGCTGGACCACTGATCAGCAGCCAAGGCCAAAGCTGTTTAAACCAAGGCTTATTCGCTTCATGTTCTGACATATTTCTCCTCTCTCTACCTTTCGCTATATAGCTTAGCGGGGAATAATAAAACTAGATTTTTCATCACGCGTCCTGATAATCAACTCGCTACCAGATAGCTCTTGACCAATGACATCAAAGTAAATTGGGTAATTACCAGACTCATGTGCACCTACAGTAGTACTTACTTTAATCGGAATCAAAAGATTACTGGCTGGCCCTACCGCAACCTCCGTAAGCAACTCTCCCTGAGAATTAAGTATTCTTAAATCCGATAGGCCACTTGCCTTCAGCTGTACATTCATCTTATTTTCTGATGCATTCATGATCTGAATACGGTAAATATTTTCAATACGGACACCATCCACTTCGCGAGCCAATGCTCCGCGATCACGCATGACATCAACCCTTAAGGGATTTCGGGTCAACAATGAGATCAAGAAGGCACTGGTAAGCACAGTAATAAAAGCGATGTAGATCAAAACACGTGGTCGTAAAATATGACGTAGTGCATTTTGGTTGGTTTCTTTTTCTTCAATGGCTCGCTCGGTTGTATACCGAATCAAGCCTTTTGGATAATCCACTTTTTCCATTACTTGATCACAAGCATCAATACAGGCGCCGCAACCAATACACATGTATTGCAGGCCATCTCGGATGTCAATGCCGGTTGGGCAGACTTGTACACAAATACTGCAATCTACGCAATCACCTAGACCCAGAGTTGTATGATCTGCTGACTTGTTACGGCTACCCCGTGGTTCACCCCGAACCTTATCGTAGGTGACCAAGAAAGTATCTTTGTCTACCATCACACTTTGGAAGCGTGCATATGGACACATATATTTACACACTTGCTCGCGCATGAAGCCCGCATTACCCCAGGTTGCAAAGCTATAAAAACACAACCAAAAGGTTTGCCATGGTCCCAAAGAAAGATGCAAGATGGAGGCGCTGAGGGTTTCAATTGGAGTGAAATAGCCAATGAAAGTAAAACCAGTCCAAAAAGCAATCAAGAACCACAGGAAATGCTTAGTAATTTTGAGGCGCCACTTACGAATACCCCAAGGCCATTCTTCACCGTCTAAGCGAATCCGCGCAAAACGATCGCCTTCAACCTTACGCTCGATCCACATAAAAATTTCGGTATAGACCGTTTGGGGACAAGCGTAGCCACAAAATAATCGACCCGCAATCGCCGTGAATAAAAAGAGAGCTAAGGCAGAGAGAATTAACAGGAGTGTGAGATAAATGACGTCCTGTGGCCACAGCACGAGGCCGAAGATATAAAACTTACGCTGAATTAAATCAAAGAGTACTGCTTGACGATCATTCCAGCTAATCCAAGGCAGACCATAAAACAATAATTGCGTTGCAAATACC
This genomic interval carries:
- a CDS encoding helix-turn-helix domain-containing protein, with amino-acid sequence MNYTNSDVPSGKCSVCVLGQFCLPVGISQSDIAKIDTLVKERVHLQKGESLYRHGDPLSAVYSIRFGTLKTEYGLEDGRQQVIGFHLPGEILGLDGIGEGSYQSEAIALEESEVCIIRYEAFEDLALQIPALQKQFHRILSRELTQDQRHLLSLGSLRAEERLASFLLNLSQRLAARGYLNNEFDLRMSRVEIGSYLGIQIETVSRMLSRFAESGLIQIKQRHIKLIDMDGLHELAGTPNPERTVQIKPCI
- a CDS encoding FixH family protein; translation: MSEHEANKPWFKQLWPWLLISGPAVAAIGCVITIYLAVNLYSDKPVRDGVVKRGLKVEQLKVEQDRK
- the ccoG gene encoding cytochrome c oxidase accessory protein CcoG translates to MSDHSPVGKPIPIDVIEQSLYEIRRKIYPRSVSGLFARWRLILVFATQLLFYGLPWISWNDRQAVLFDLIQRKFYIFGLVLWPQDVIYLTLLLILSALALFLFTAIAGRLFCGYACPQTVYTEIFMWIERKVEGDRFARIRLDGEEWPWGIRKWRLKITKHFLWFLIAFWTGFTFIGYFTPIETLSASILHLSLGPWQTFWLCFYSFATWGNAGFMREQVCKYMCPYARFQSVMVDKDTFLVTYDKVRGEPRGSRNKSADHTTLGLGDCVDCSICVQVCPTGIDIRDGLQYMCIGCGACIDACDQVMEKVDYPKGLIRYTTERAIEEKETNQNALRHILRPRVLIYIAFITVLTSAFLISLLTRNPLRVDVMRDRGALAREVDGVRIENIYRIQIMNASENKMNVQLKASGLSDLRILNSQGELLTEVAVGPASNLLIPIKVSTTVGAHESGNYPIYFDVIGQELSGSELIIRTRDEKSSFIIPR